The following coding sequences are from one Bradyrhizobium sp. 200 window:
- a CDS encoding glutamine--tRNA ligase/YqeY domain fusion protein — MPQQNDVGEAGASASNFIRSIIASDVQTGRTRVVVTRFPPEPNGFLHLGHAKSIVLNYELAKEFGGRCNLRLDDTNPAKERVEYIDAIKRDVQWLGFDLAQGLHFASDYFEQLYTWACHLVRIGKAYVDDQSAHDIREGRGTLTSPGRNSPFRDRSVEENAELFARMRAGEFRNGERVLRAKIDMASANLNLRDPVIYRILNASHPRTGSAWHIYPSYDFAHGQCDAIEDVSHSLCTLEFEDHRPLYDWFLDNLPVPSRPRQYEFARLGITHTVLSKRALTELVRDGHVAGWDDPRMPTLAGLRRRGVPPEAVRRFIRGAGVSKANSTVDDGVLDAAIRDVLNERAPRRMAVLKPLKLTIENYPAGRIEEFDAPNHPTDPAFGTRVVRFAREVYIEQDDFHEAPPHGFRRLAPGREVRLRYAYLVTCHGVVKDAAGRVVELRCAYDPDSRGRASAGGRKVAATIHWVSAVDALPAEVRLYGRLFSAAIPSPTDLAADLDPHSMQTLRGCLVERATASDPHGQALQFERQGYFTHDDDSRPERLVFNRTASLRESPGKPPTAHLDLLRK, encoded by the coding sequence GTGCCTCAACAGAACGACGTCGGAGAAGCGGGCGCGAGCGCCAGCAATTTCATTCGCAGCATCATAGCGTCTGACGTCCAGACCGGCCGCACGCGCGTCGTGGTCACGCGCTTTCCGCCCGAGCCGAACGGCTTTCTCCACCTGGGGCACGCGAAGTCGATCGTGCTGAATTACGAGCTTGCGAAGGAATTCGGCGGTCGCTGCAACTTGCGCCTCGACGATACGAACCCGGCAAAGGAGAGGGTGGAGTACATCGACGCGATCAAGCGCGACGTCCAGTGGCTCGGATTCGATTTGGCGCAGGGCCTCCACTTCGCCTCCGACTACTTCGAGCAGCTCTACACCTGGGCCTGCCATCTCGTCCGCATCGGAAAAGCATACGTGGACGACCAGTCCGCCCACGATATTAGAGAGGGCAGGGGGACATTGACGAGCCCGGGCCGGAACAGCCCGTTCCGCGACCGTAGCGTGGAGGAAAATGCCGAGCTGTTCGCGCGGATGCGCGCAGGCGAGTTCAGGAACGGCGAGCGGGTGCTCCGCGCGAAGATCGATATGGCATCAGCGAACCTCAACCTGCGCGACCCCGTCATTTACCGTATTCTCAACGCCAGCCATCCGCGCACCGGCTCGGCCTGGCACATCTACCCGAGCTATGACTTCGCACATGGCCAGTGCGACGCCATCGAAGACGTGAGCCACTCGCTCTGCACTCTCGAGTTCGAGGACCACCGACCTCTGTACGACTGGTTCCTCGACAACCTTCCGGTACCCTCGCGACCCCGACAGTACGAGTTCGCTCGCCTAGGCATTACGCATACCGTCCTCTCAAAGCGCGCGCTGACGGAGCTAGTGCGCGACGGCCACGTGGCGGGCTGGGACGATCCAAGGATGCCGACGCTTGCGGGCCTGCGCCGACGCGGCGTGCCGCCCGAAGCGGTGCGCCGGTTCATACGCGGCGCCGGAGTTTCGAAGGCCAACAGCACGGTCGACGACGGCGTCCTGGACGCAGCAATCCGGGATGTCCTCAATGAGCGGGCTCCGCGACGAATGGCGGTGCTCAAGCCGCTCAAACTGACAATCGAGAACTATCCCGCGGGCCGCATAGAAGAGTTCGACGCGCCAAACCACCCGACGGACCCAGCCTTCGGGACGAGAGTCGTCCGGTTCGCCCGCGAGGTGTACATCGAGCAAGACGACTTCCACGAGGCGCCACCACATGGTTTCCGGCGCCTCGCGCCGGGCCGAGAGGTGAGGCTCCGTTATGCTTACCTCGTCACTTGCCATGGTGTCGTGAAGGACGCCGCAGGCCGTGTGGTCGAGCTACGCTGCGCCTACGATCCCGACAGCAGGGGGCGCGCCAGCGCTGGCGGGCGAAAAGTCGCGGCGACAATCCACTGGGTGAGCGCCGTCGACGCGTTGCCAGCCGAGGTCAGGCTCTACGGCCGGCTCTTCTCAGCAGCGATTCCGAGCCCGACGGACCTCGCAGCCGACCTCGACCCACATTCCATGCAAACGCTACGCGGCTGCCTCGTCGAGCGGGCAACCGCCTCTGATCCTCATGGCCAGGCATTGCAGTTTGAGCGCCAAGGCTACTTCACTCACGACGACGATTCCCGCCCAGAAAGGCTGGTCTTCAATCGAACCGCCTCGTTGCGCGAGAGCCCGGGAAAGCCACCGACAGCGCACCTCGACCTTCTCAGGAAATAA
- a CDS encoding DUF983 domain-containing protein, which produces MATTVEGPVKGHDNDWTSAETAARRNVGLSLRRGVRGRCPRCGRGRLFCAFLKVDDHCSVCRLDFTGHRADDLPAYLVIVVVGHVLVPVILWIEVDYAPSLAFQLGAYLPITALASIALLQPVKGAVLALQWALRMHGFGAHPLDELKA; this is translated from the coding sequence ATGGCCACGACGGTTGAAGGCCCGGTTAAAGGTCACGACAACGACTGGACGTCTGCAGAGACTGCCGCCCGGCGCAACGTTGGCCTATCCCTTCGGAGGGGCGTTCGAGGAAGGTGCCCACGCTGCGGGCGCGGTCGCCTGTTTTGTGCGTTTCTCAAAGTCGACGACCACTGCTCTGTCTGCCGCCTCGATTTCACCGGCCACCGAGCCGACGACCTGCCGGCCTACTTAGTGATCGTCGTCGTCGGACACGTCCTGGTTCCAGTAATTCTCTGGATCGAGGTGGACTATGCACCGTCGCTGGCGTTTCAGCTTGGCGCCTACCTTCCGATTACGGCCTTGGCCTCGATAGCTCTCCTGCAGCCGGTCAAGGGTGCCGTCTTGGCGCTGCAGTGGGCGCTCAGGATGCACGGCTTCGGCGCGCACCCGCTCGATGAACTCAAGGCTTGA